The Hymenobacter sp. DG01 genome has a segment encoding these proteins:
- a CDS encoding DUF389 domain-containing protein, with the protein MHRILTLTVPPSSTDELCQKLASLEEVINLTVQAGISRKPAGDVLTVHVLNRGVDAVLRQARAAVSHDTDLSVTTSEATSFIAPAQQEVVENDKDEALWEEMESGLRHQGRITTNYLLLMGLGGIICTVGLVAEPVPQAVAFVSSAIIAPGFDPMAKVPLALVLKRWHVVRLGVVSTLVGYAFLVLCAALTMYALVAAGESSATALAGNPEVQHIAHPKLAEWLPSASAALAGVVMLAAFRRSFQAGPLVALSIIPAAALIGASLVTGQATLAYEGLERFILDWIFIIGAGVILFGLKQWLVHKRQPLA; encoded by the coding sequence ATGCACCGAATCCTCACCCTTACCGTGCCGCCCTCGTCCACCGACGAGCTTTGTCAGAAGCTGGCCTCCCTGGAAGAAGTTATCAACCTGACGGTTCAGGCCGGGATTTCGCGCAAGCCGGCCGGCGACGTGCTGACTGTGCACGTCCTGAACCGGGGCGTTGACGCCGTGCTGCGCCAGGCCCGGGCTGCCGTCAGCCACGATACCGACCTGAGCGTGACCACCAGCGAAGCAACCAGCTTTATTGCGCCGGCTCAGCAAGAAGTGGTGGAAAATGACAAAGATGAGGCCCTGTGGGAGGAAATGGAAAGCGGCCTTCGCCACCAAGGCCGCATCACCACCAACTACTTGCTGCTGATGGGTTTGGGCGGTATTATCTGCACGGTAGGTCTAGTAGCCGAGCCCGTACCGCAGGCAGTAGCTTTCGTTTCTTCGGCCATTATTGCGCCGGGCTTCGACCCCATGGCGAAGGTTCCATTGGCCCTGGTGCTCAAGCGCTGGCACGTGGTTCGGCTCGGGGTGGTTTCTACGCTGGTAGGCTATGCCTTTCTGGTGCTGTGCGCCGCCCTGACGATGTATGCCCTGGTAGCTGCCGGCGAATCGTCGGCGACGGCGCTGGCAGGCAACCCCGAGGTGCAGCACATCGCGCATCCTAAGCTCGCGGAGTGGCTGCCCTCGGCCAGCGCCGCCCTGGCCGGTGTGGTAATGCTGGCCGCTTTCCGGCGGAGCTTTCAGGCCGGGCCGCTGGTGGCGCTGTCCATTATTCCGGCGGCGGCCCTCATCGGAGCAAGCTTAGTTACCGGGCAGGCTACTCTGGCCTACGAGGGCCTGGAGCGCTTTATCCTTGACTGGATATTTATCATTGGAGCCGGGGTTATCCTGTTTGGTCTGAAGCAGTGGCTGGTGCATAAGCGCCAGCCGCTGGCTTAG
- a CDS encoding cysteine desulfurase family protein, giving the protein MNVYFDNAATTPLDPEVLDAMLPFMRDHFGNPSSIHGHGRQVRAAIENARKTIAHLINAAPAEVVFTSCGTEADNYAAFGSVRTLGLKHAITSPLEHHAVLHTMQALEKAGDVQLSYLRHDAQGRLDLEHLEELLATHPRTFVSLMHANNEIGNLNDIEAIGDICARHNAVFHTDTVQTMGHYRHDVQQLKAHFLVGSAHKFHGPKGVGFLYRRSGLLVDALIHGGSQERNQRAGTENVYGIIGLAKALEIACRDMAAHQRHIQELKDRFIQKLRTEIEGVEFNGTSAEADQSLYTVLSVSLPPSSLNEMLLFNLDINKVSVSGGSACTSGANAGSHVLSALGANPDRGTIRFSMSKYNTAEEVDYAVEQLARMYRPEPLKMRG; this is encoded by the coding sequence ATGAATGTGTATTTCGATAACGCCGCTACCACACCGCTGGACCCCGAAGTGCTGGATGCCATGCTTCCCTTTATGCGGGACCATTTTGGCAACCCCAGCAGCATTCATGGCCACGGCCGGCAGGTGCGCGCCGCCATCGAAAATGCCCGCAAAACCATTGCGCACCTGATTAACGCGGCCCCGGCCGAAGTGGTGTTTACTTCCTGCGGTACGGAAGCCGATAACTACGCGGCCTTTGGCAGCGTCCGGACGCTGGGCCTCAAGCACGCCATAACCTCGCCTCTGGAGCACCATGCGGTGCTGCATACGATGCAGGCCCTCGAAAAAGCCGGCGACGTGCAGTTAAGCTACCTGCGCCACGATGCCCAGGGCCGATTAGACCTGGAGCATCTGGAAGAGCTGCTGGCTACGCATCCGCGCACCTTTGTGAGCCTGATGCACGCTAACAACGAAATCGGTAACCTTAACGACATCGAGGCCATCGGGGACATCTGTGCCCGGCACAACGCCGTTTTTCATACCGATACCGTGCAGACTATGGGCCACTACCGCCACGACGTGCAGCAGCTGAAGGCACACTTTCTGGTAGGTTCGGCGCATAAGTTTCACGGTCCGAAGGGGGTAGGCTTCCTGTACCGCCGCTCAGGACTACTGGTTGATGCCCTTATTCATGGGGGCTCACAGGAGCGTAACCAACGGGCCGGCACCGAGAATGTGTACGGCATTATTGGGCTGGCCAAAGCTCTGGAAATTGCCTGCCGCGACATGGCTGCCCACCAACGCCACATTCAAGAGCTGAAAGACCGGTTTATTCAGAAGCTGCGGACCGAAATTGAAGGCGTGGAATTTAACGGTACCTCAGCCGAGGCCGATCAAAGCCTGTACACGGTGCTGAGTGTGAGTTTGCCGCCTTCGTCTCTGAATGAGATGCTGCTGTTCAACCTGGACATCAACAAAGTGTCGGTATCGGGCGGGTCGGCGTGCACCAGCGGGGCCAACGCTGGCTCCCACGTGCTCAGTGCCCTGGGCGCCAACCCGGACCGTGGGACCATCCGCTTCTCGATGAGCAAGTACAACACGGCCGAGGAAGTTGACTACGCCGTGGAGCAGCTAGCCCGAATGTACCGGCCGGAGCCTCTGAAAATGCGTGGCTAA